A genomic region of Methanosarcina thermophila TM-1 contains the following coding sequences:
- a CDS encoding stage II sporulation protein M, with product MEKEDYNSEERKTDEQRKTPLGKIEREYVAEEKAFIPGSVTAETWHDDRKDPKKGFTGYVRFIWPYAAIMAIVFFGALVTGYISAANFPSMADALRESFTSRFESLLTMNPFSIMFAIFLNNAFVSLLFLVLGLALGVLPVMFIAFNGYLVGVIAYLTAQERGTLFILLALLPHGILELPMVFLAAGIGLRLGYQVFSALIGKPTQIKKEFKEGLLFYFRWILPLLFVAAVIETFITPLILSFI from the coding sequence ATGGAAAAAGAAGATTATAATTCAGAAGAAAGAAAAACAGATGAACAGAGAAAAACTCCTCTAGGAAAGATAGAACGGGAATATGTTGCAGAGGAAAAAGCCTTTATTCCAGGGAGCGTAACCGCAGAAACCTGGCACGATGACCGAAAAGATCCGAAAAAGGGATTTACAGGATATGTGCGCTTTATCTGGCCTTATGCGGCAATCATGGCAATTGTGTTTTTCGGGGCTCTGGTTACAGGTTATATCTCAGCTGCAAATTTCCCATCTATGGCTGATGCTCTCAGGGAAAGTTTCACTTCTCGTTTCGAGTCACTTCTGACTATGAACCCTTTTTCCATAATGTTTGCGATCTTTCTTAACAATGCCTTTGTAAGCCTGCTTTTCCTGGTACTCGGGCTGGCTCTGGGAGTTCTTCCAGTGATGTTTATCGCCTTCAATGGATATCTTGTGGGAGTAATCGCCTATCTGACAGCTCAAGAAAGAGGCACGCTTTTTATTTTACTCGCCCTTCTCCCACATGGAATACTGGAACTGCCTATGGTCTTCCTGGCTGCGGGCATAGGGCTACGACTCGGGTACCAGGTATTCTCTGCCCTTATAGGCAAGCCTACACAAATCAAAAAGGAGTTTAAAGAAGGGCTACTGTTTTATTTCCGCTGGATTCTGCCTCTTCTTTTCGTTGCAGCCGTAATTGAAACCTTCATTACGCCTCTTATCCTGAGTTTCATTTAA
- a CDS encoding galactose-1-phosphate uridylyltransferase, with the protein MSEIRKHYFLSEYCIIAEERAKRPSDFAHSDEDTGKDSPENCFFCGGAEENTPLATAVYKDGKIYSDTPEKRVRNWDFRCFPNLYPALSPAPYLQTYRKDSLQKEPGYGFHEVIVESPLHGSKLEDFSDSEISELMRVYRDRTCSYITREKIRYVSLFKNFGKEAGASINHLHSQLLALPFCPPPLTRELEVIRKKERCPYCTMFEMEKASSRTILENSEWIAFTPYSSIGPFEVWILPGKHVSYLGDCNNKMLFALGEILRDIIKSYGRILGDPPFNYMFYQLSESPEYHMNLRLLPRLSINAGFELNTGTYINTISPERAASYLREDIRLGG; encoded by the coding sequence ATGTCAGAGATCAGAAAGCACTACTTTCTTTCCGAGTACTGTATAATTGCCGAAGAAAGGGCTAAAAGACCCTCGGATTTTGCACATTCAGATGAAGATACCGGAAAAGATAGCCCTGAAAATTGCTTTTTCTGCGGGGGAGCTGAGGAAAATACTCCTCTTGCTACTGCAGTATATAAAGATGGAAAAATTTACTCCGATACCCCTGAGAAAAGGGTACGCAACTGGGACTTCCGCTGCTTTCCGAATCTTTATCCTGCTCTTTCGCCTGCTCCGTATTTGCAGACATATCGGAAAGATAGCCTTCAGAAGGAACCTGGATATGGTTTTCATGAAGTCATTGTAGAATCACCTTTGCATGGGAGTAAGCTTGAGGACTTTTCTGACTCTGAGATCTCAGAACTCATGCGGGTGTATAGAGACCGTACATGCAGCTATATTACCCGCGAAAAAATACGTTATGTTTCCCTGTTCAAAAACTTCGGGAAAGAAGCCGGGGCTTCGATTAATCACCTCCACAGCCAGCTCCTTGCTCTGCCGTTTTGCCCCCCTCCTCTAACAAGGGAGCTTGAGGTTATCAGGAAGAAAGAGAGATGCCCTTATTGCACAATGTTCGAGATGGAGAAAGCTTCTTCACGTACTATACTTGAGAACAGCGAATGGATAGCCTTTACTCCTTATTCCTCAATAGGACCATTTGAAGTGTGGATTCTTCCCGGGAAGCATGTCAGTTATCTTGGAGATTGTAACAATAAAATGCTTTTTGCTCTAGGGGAAATTCTGAGAGATATTATTAAAAGTTATGGAAGAATCCTTGGAGACCCACCTTTCAATTATATGTTCTACCAGCTTTCCGAATCCCCTGAATATCACATGAACCTTCGTTTGCTCCCGAGACTTTCCATTAATGCGGGGTTTGAACTGAATACTGGAACATATATCAATACAATTTCTCCAGAGAGAGCAGCCTCTTATTTAAGAGAAGACATACGCCTTGGAGGATAA
- a CDS encoding translation initiation factor IF-2 subunit gamma, with translation MSQPCVNIGMVGHVDHGKTTLVRALSGIWTDTHSEEVKRGISIRLGYADASFMRCPKCPSPQCYTVEETCPNCGEQTEEHRTVSFVDAPGHETLMATMLSGAAIMDGAVLVIAANEDCPQPQTKEHLMALDIIGIKNIVIVQNKIDLVPRERIIENYQQIKKFVKGTVAENAPIIPISAQQNINIDVLIEALETEIPTPVHKIDRPASMLIARSFDVNKPGASIDEIQGGVIGGTLTEGVLRPGDELEIRPGIKVTTEGTTKWVPIMTTVSSIFAGSTKVEEATPGGLLAVGTYLDPTLTKGDSLTGQIAGKPGTLPDTRHQFVMELHLLDRVVGVTREEKINEIKTSEPLMLNIGTATTVGVVTSARKNEAQVALKRPVSAAIGSRVAISRRIDSRWRLIGVGVIKS, from the coding sequence TTGAGTCAGCCTTGTGTTAATATCGGCATGGTAGGCCATGTCGACCATGGAAAAACTACGCTTGTTAGAGCCTTATCAGGCATCTGGACAGATACACATAGTGAGGAAGTAAAACGAGGGATTTCTATTAGACTGGGGTATGCAGACGCCTCGTTCATGAGATGTCCCAAATGCCCTTCTCCCCAGTGTTACACCGTTGAAGAGACCTGCCCTAACTGCGGAGAGCAGACGGAAGAGCATAGGACTGTGTCCTTTGTAGACGCCCCGGGTCACGAAACCTTGATGGCTACTATGCTTTCAGGTGCCGCAATTATGGACGGGGCAGTCCTGGTAATTGCCGCAAATGAAGACTGCCCTCAACCCCAGACAAAAGAACACCTTATGGCACTGGACATAATAGGGATTAAAAATATTGTAATTGTACAAAATAAGATTGACCTTGTACCCAGAGAGCGCATTATCGAGAATTATCAACAAATAAAAAAGTTTGTTAAAGGCACTGTCGCGGAAAACGCACCTATAATCCCGATTTCAGCTCAGCAGAATATCAATATAGATGTCCTTATTGAGGCTCTGGAGACCGAGATTCCTACCCCTGTCCACAAAATTGACAGACCTGCCAGCATGCTGATTGCGCGTTCTTTTGATGTTAACAAACCAGGAGCTTCAATCGACGAGATCCAGGGAGGAGTTATTGGAGGCACTTTGACCGAAGGAGTCCTTCGCCCCGGAGATGAACTGGAAATAAGACCCGGAATTAAGGTTACCACCGAAGGCACTACAAAATGGGTTCCAATTATGACAACGGTTTCGTCAATCTTTGCAGGCTCTACAAAGGTAGAAGAAGCAACCCCAGGAGGTCTTCTGGCTGTAGGAACATATCTTGACCCCACACTAACAAAAGGTGACTCTTTAACAGGACAGATCGCTGGCAAACCCGGCACCCTTCCTGATACCAGGCACCAGTTCGTTATGGAATTACACTTGCTCGATAGGGTAGTGGGAGTTACAAGAGAAGAAAAAATCAACGAGATCAAGACCAGTGAACCTCTCATGCTTAACATAGGAACTGCAACCACAGTAGGAGTGGTTACAAGCGCACGGAAAAACGAAGCGCAGGTAGCCCTTAAGCGTCCGGTTAGCGCAGCCATCGGGTCAAGGGTTGCTATCAGCAGGAGAATCGACTCTCGCTGGCGGCTCATCGGAGTAGGAGTAATTAAGAGTTGA
- a CDS encoding DUF2150 family protein: MPEQEMNQVPPYEFYTQKRWGNWLERAKESGFQIKESEEEAGKESAVFVNMVDDVILACLKVTARFEKGMLSREKALEILAEIRDIVLAEVEPISEDIDLMIESVQTSLMGALVAFESYIMGDYDEEANIEELIKLAIEAEASDNLELALDYTAQCGALVLKGKSLPEEVMADLPYGIVAEWLDGIDSISAAMVGSDSYKEFEEGDEEDII; this comes from the coding sequence GTGCCTGAACAGGAAATGAACCAGGTCCCCCCTTATGAATTTTATACCCAAAAGCGCTGGGGAAACTGGCTAGAACGGGCAAAAGAGAGCGGATTCCAGATAAAAGAATCGGAAGAGGAAGCTGGAAAAGAAAGTGCCGTATTCGTGAATATGGTTGATGATGTTATCCTTGCCTGTCTGAAAGTGACCGCGCGCTTTGAAAAAGGTATGCTCTCCAGAGAAAAAGCTCTGGAAATTCTGGCTGAGATCCGGGACATTGTGCTAGCCGAGGTCGAACCAATTTCCGAAGATATCGACCTTATGATCGAGTCAGTACAAACCTCCCTTATGGGGGCTCTTGTCGCCTTCGAATCCTACATTATGGGCGACTATGATGAGGAAGCCAACATTGAAGAGCTTATAAAATTAGCAATTGAGGCTGAAGCCTCGGACAACCTTGAACTTGCCCTTGACTATACTGCACAATGCGGTGCATTAGTGCTAAAAGGAAAAAGCCTGCCCGAAGAGGTTATGGCTGACCTTCCCTATGGCATTGTCGCAGAATGGCTTGATGGAATAGATTCCATTTCAGCTGCAATGGTAGGTAGCGATAGTTACAAAGAATTTGAAGAAGGGGACGAAGAGGATATCATCTAA
- a CDS encoding DUF63 family protein, with protein MSFSIDTISQFINTYYLDPIRGDEGYNIVNTFTWAVVLGICIFGIYRLLEKLEVKITPKFIISLLPFVLAGSSLRVIEDSPAGIFHPPFSYLLITPNIYFLVFAITVGCLWISIRLQKAGLIKDFHLIFASFGLAWFSVNLITLLYFENVVASYVPLFVLGAGIGLTFTFYLIANHFKSSIFTDPLNLSILMAHLMDASSTYIGVDKLGYFEKHVVPAYLIDLTGTALVMYPLKLIIFIGVLYVLDTQFEDDERSSNLKVLIKLVILILGLSPATRNTVRMMLGI; from the coding sequence ATGAGTTTTTCAATAGATACAATATCACAGTTTATTAATACCTATTATCTTGACCCCATACGAGGTGATGAGGGATATAATATAGTAAATACTTTTACCTGGGCAGTAGTACTGGGCATTTGTATATTCGGGATTTACAGGCTGCTCGAGAAGCTTGAGGTGAAAATCACCCCTAAATTTATCATATCTCTCCTGCCTTTCGTACTTGCAGGTTCTTCCCTTCGTGTAATTGAGGATTCCCCTGCAGGTATCTTCCACCCACCATTTAGCTACCTTCTAATAACCCCCAACATTTACTTTTTGGTTTTTGCAATAACCGTAGGCTGCCTATGGATTTCCATCCGGCTTCAGAAAGCAGGATTGATAAAGGATTTTCATCTAATCTTCGCAAGTTTCGGACTCGCATGGTTTTCCGTAAATCTCATTACCCTCCTGTATTTTGAGAATGTGGTAGCCTCTTACGTTCCGTTATTTGTGCTCGGAGCAGGAATAGGGCTGACCTTTACCTTCTACCTGATTGCTAACCATTTCAAATCCTCGATATTTACCGATCCCCTGAACCTTTCAATCCTGATGGCTCATTTAATGGATGCTTCTTCAACCTATATAGGAGTGGATAAACTCGGATACTTTGAGAAGCATGTTGTGCCTGCCTATCTTATCGACCTGACAGGCACCGCATTGGTTATGTATCCATTGAAGCTTATTATCTTTATAGGGGTTCTTTACGTACTTGATACTCAGTTTGAGGATGACGAACGTTCCTCGAACCTGAAAGTGCTAATTAAACTGGTCATCTTGATTCTTGGGCTTTCCCCTGCAACCCGGAACACGGTCCGGATGATGCTGGGAATCTGA
- a CDS encoding glycosyltransferase family 4 protein, with translation MKKFRIGMFSWESLYSIRVGGISPHVSELSEALAAEGHEVHLFTRNRENKDELINGVYYHKIACDQSGGIVEQMDRMCDGMYCRFIEVRESAGEFDVLHGHDWHPVNVLCRIKTQFGLPFVLTFHSTEWGRNGNRHGDWWEAKEISHREWLGGYESSEIIATSTVLKEEIKHIYNIPDYKLWEIPNGINVGKIKRQIDPGDVKRHYGIHPCLPVVLFTGRMSYQKGPDLLVEAAAKVLRKRNAQFVLIGEGDMRAHCENRARKLGIGNSCNFLGYAPDETVIDWFNACDLVCVPSRNEPFGIVVLEAWDARKPVVASDAVTLVENFRTGVIAHKEPSSIAWGLNYVLEGLGRNNMGEKGYDLLKERYNWKIIAKKTLEVYAKVIESMSLQQEKSVENCEVRVK, from the coding sequence ATGAAAAAGTTTCGAATAGGAATGTTTAGTTGGGAAAGTCTGTATTCAATACGTGTAGGAGGGATCTCACCTCATGTATCCGAACTGTCTGAAGCGCTTGCAGCTGAGGGACATGAGGTCCACCTGTTTACACGAAACCGTGAAAATAAAGATGAATTAATCAACGGAGTCTATTACCATAAGATTGCCTGTGACCAGAGCGGGGGAATTGTAGAACAGATGGACCGGATGTGCGATGGTATGTACTGCCGGTTCATTGAAGTGAGAGAAAGTGCAGGAGAATTTGATGTGCTTCATGGCCATGACTGGCATCCTGTAAATGTTCTGTGCAGGATAAAAACTCAATTCGGACTGCCTTTTGTGTTGACGTTCCATAGTACGGAATGGGGACGCAATGGAAACCGCCATGGAGACTGGTGGGAAGCGAAGGAAATCTCACACAGAGAGTGGCTCGGAGGCTACGAGTCTTCGGAAATTATTGCAACCTCGACCGTATTGAAAGAAGAAATTAAACATATATACAATATTCCCGATTACAAGCTCTGGGAAATCCCTAACGGCATAAATGTGGGAAAAATAAAAAGGCAAATTGATCCAGGAGATGTGAAGAGGCATTACGGCATTCATCCATGTCTCCCGGTTGTGCTTTTCACAGGAAGAATGTCATATCAGAAAGGACCTGACCTGCTGGTAGAAGCTGCGGCTAAAGTTCTGAGAAAAAGGAATGCACAGTTTGTGCTTATAGGAGAAGGAGACATGCGCGCCCACTGCGAGAATAGGGCTCGGAAGCTTGGCATAGGTAATTCATGTAATTTCCTTGGATATGCCCCGGATGAAACCGTAATAGACTGGTTCAACGCCTGCGACCTAGTGTGCGTGCCCAGCCGGAATGAGCCTTTCGGGATTGTAGTGCTTGAAGCCTGGGATGCTAGAAAACCTGTAGTTGCAAGCGATGCTGTCACCCTTGTGGAGAATTTCAGAACAGGCGTTATTGCTCATAAAGAACCTTCTTCTATCGCATGGGGACTCAATTACGTCCTTGAAGGACTTGGTCGCAACAATATGGGAGAAAAAGGTTACGATCTCTTAAAAGAGCGGTACAACTGGAAAATTATAGCTAAAAAGACTCTTGAGGTGTATGCAAAAGTTATTGAAAGCATGAGTCTGCAGCAAGAAAAGTCAGTTGAAAACTGCGAAGTAAGAGTTAAGTAA
- a CDS encoding DNA-directed RNA polymerase — translation MYKMMKLVDTVRIPPTLLGEEVEPTVKNALREKLEGQVDKKLGCLVAIHKIVEIGEGHILVGDGAVYYDVTFEAIMFVPELQEIIEGEVVEAVSFGVFVGIGPMDGLLHVSQITDDFISYDAKNARLVTRNGNKSIAEGDHVRARIVAVSINEREPKESKIGLTMRQTALGKLQWLEEARKRKQPSEAAPEGTA, via the coding sequence ATGTATAAAATGATGAAACTCGTTGATACGGTTCGTATCCCCCCTACCTTATTAGGAGAAGAGGTGGAGCCTACTGTTAAAAACGCGTTAAGAGAAAAACTGGAGGGGCAGGTTGACAAAAAACTTGGCTGTCTCGTCGCGATTCATAAAATTGTCGAGATAGGAGAAGGGCACATCCTCGTAGGAGATGGAGCAGTATATTATGATGTAACATTCGAAGCAATAATGTTTGTGCCTGAGCTCCAGGAGATTATTGAGGGTGAGGTTGTTGAAGCCGTTAGTTTCGGAGTTTTCGTAGGTATTGGACCAATGGATGGACTGCTCCACGTCAGCCAGATTACGGATGACTTCATTTCATACGACGCCAAGAATGCAAGACTCGTGACAAGGAACGGGAACAAGTCCATTGCCGAAGGTGATCATGTAAGAGCCAGAATTGTCGCGGTAAGTATAAATGAGAGGGAACCAAAAGAGAGTAAAATCGGGCTTACGATGCGTCAAACTGCTTTAGGAAAATTGCAATGGCTTGAAGAAGCCCGTAAAAGAAAACAGCCAAGTGAAGCTGCTCCTGAAGGAACTGCCTGA
- a CDS encoding formate--phosphoribosylaminoimidazolecarboxamide ligase family protein, with translation MIDRKEIKEIVEGYYAHADKIKIGTIASHSGLDICDGAVEEGFRTLAVCQAGREKTYSEYFKAQRDPYGKVKRGIVDETIVFKKYNEILLPENQQKLVNENVLFIPNRSFTSYCSIDDIEEDFRVPLVGSRNLLRSEERSEQQSYYWILEKAGLPFPEKIESPEDINELVMVKLPHAVKKLERGFFTASSYKEYLEKSEALIKQGVITKEALEKARIERYIIGPVFNLDMFYSPIEPKMSKLELLGIDWRFETSLDGHVRLPAPQQLTLAEHQLTPEYTICGHNSATLRESLLEKVFEMGEKYIKATQEHYAPGIIGPFCLQTCVDKDLNFYIYDVAPRVGGGTNVHMSVGHSYGNSLWRRPMSTGRRLAFEIRRALEMEKLDAIVT, from the coding sequence ATGATTGACAGGAAAGAAATTAAGGAAATCGTTGAAGGCTACTATGCTCACGCTGATAAGATAAAAATAGGAACAATAGCCTCTCATTCAGGACTCGATATCTGTGATGGTGCAGTTGAGGAGGGATTCAGGACTCTTGCTGTCTGCCAGGCTGGCAGGGAAAAAACATACAGTGAGTACTTCAAGGCGCAGAGAGACCCTTACGGAAAAGTAAAACGAGGAATTGTCGACGAGACCATTGTTTTCAAAAAATATAACGAGATTCTCCTGCCCGAAAACCAGCAAAAACTGGTTAATGAAAATGTACTTTTTATCCCTAACCGTTCCTTTACCTCCTACTGCAGTATAGATGATATAGAAGAAGATTTCAGAGTGCCTCTTGTAGGAAGCCGGAATCTGCTTCGGAGCGAGGAACGCAGTGAGCAGCAGAGTTATTATTGGATTCTGGAAAAAGCTGGTCTTCCTTTCCCGGAAAAAATCGAGTCTCCAGAGGATATCAACGAACTTGTAATGGTCAAACTTCCACACGCAGTAAAAAAGCTCGAAAGGGGATTCTTTACAGCCTCGAGTTACAAAGAATACCTGGAAAAATCCGAAGCTCTCATAAAACAGGGAGTTATTACAAAGGAAGCCCTTGAGAAGGCAAGGATAGAGCGTTATATCATAGGTCCTGTATTCAATCTTGACATGTTTTACTCCCCTATCGAACCGAAAATGAGCAAGCTGGAACTTCTTGGAATTGACTGGCGCTTTGAGACCAGCCTTGACGGGCATGTAAGGCTTCCTGCCCCGCAACAATTGACCCTGGCCGAACACCAGCTCACTCCCGAATACACGATTTGCGGGCATAACTCCGCAACCCTGCGCGAGTCTCTGCTCGAGAAAGTATTCGAAATGGGGGAGAAATACATAAAAGCTACACAGGAACACTACGCTCCCGGAATTATAGGTCCTTTCTGCCTGCAAACCTGTGTGGATAAGGATCTTAATTTCTATATTTATGATGTCGCCCCAAGAGTAGGCGGCGGGACCAATGTACATATGTCGGTAGGGCATTCTTACGGTAACTCTCTCTGGAGAAGACCTATGAGCACAGGGAGAAGGCTAGCCTTTGAGATCAGGCGCGCCCTGGAAATGGAGAAACTTGACGCTATCGTCACATAA
- a CDS encoding NAD(P)-dependent glycerol-1-phosphate dehydrogenase, giving the protein MISDKNSAKWMQLPRDVLVGHGVLEEVGDVCNDLKLKGNALIVTGSTTRDIVGKRVCNILESAGISAETVITYKATTEEVEKVMEKALEVEASFLLGVGSGRSIDLAKLASTRLKLPFISVPTAASHDGIASSRASIVDNGRSTSVQAQSPIAVIADTEVISAAPFRLLAAGCGDIISNYTAVLDWELASRLRNEYFGEYAAALSRMAAQVIIDCADSIKPEHETSARLVVKALVSNGVAMSIAGSSRPASGSEHMFSHALDRIAPKPALHGEQCGVGTIMMMYLHGGNWQEIRDALKKIGAPVTAEELGIEDKYIIEALLQAHTIRPERYTILGSGLTPSAAEKVARITKVIS; this is encoded by the coding sequence ATGATCAGCGACAAAAATAGCGCAAAATGGATGCAGCTTCCTAGAGATGTGCTCGTCGGGCATGGTGTGCTTGAGGAAGTCGGAGATGTTTGCAATGACCTAAAACTGAAAGGAAATGCGCTGATAGTAACCGGAAGTACTACAAGGGATATTGTAGGCAAGAGAGTCTGTAACATTCTTGAGTCTGCCGGAATTAGTGCGGAGACTGTTATAACGTACAAAGCTACTACTGAGGAGGTTGAGAAGGTTATGGAGAAGGCTCTTGAAGTAGAGGCAAGCTTCCTTCTCGGTGTTGGAAGCGGCAGGTCAATTGACCTTGCAAAACTTGCATCGACCCGGCTTAAGCTTCCTTTTATCAGCGTGCCAACTGCAGCTTCTCATGATGGCATTGCATCCTCCCGTGCCTCAATTGTGGATAACGGGAGAAGTACGTCTGTACAGGCTCAGTCTCCGATTGCTGTTATTGCAGACACCGAGGTTATCTCAGCAGCTCCTTTCCGGCTCCTTGCAGCTGGTTGCGGAGACATAATTTCCAATTACACGGCAGTACTTGACTGGGAACTTGCAAGCAGGCTAAGGAATGAATACTTCGGGGAGTATGCTGCAGCACTCTCCCGTATGGCTGCTCAAGTCATTATAGACTGTGCAGATTCAATCAAACCCGAGCATGAGACTTCAGCAAGGCTTGTGGTAAAGGCTCTTGTATCGAACGGGGTTGCAATGAGTATAGCAGGCTCTTCCAGACCTGCTTCAGGCTCAGAGCATATGTTTAGCCACGCTCTTGACAGGATAGCTCCAAAACCCGCCCTTCACGGTGAACAGTGTGGGGTCGGTACAATTATGATGATGTACCTTCATGGTGGAAACTGGCAGGAAATCAGGGACGCCTTAAAAAAGATAGGAGCTCCGGTAACTGCTGAAGAACTGGGCATAGAAGATAAATATATAATCGAAGCCCTGTTACAGGCACACACCATTCGACCTGAACGTTATACAATTCTCGGGAGTGGTCTTACTCCTTCGGCTGCTGAGAAAGTCGCAAGGATCACAAAGGTCATAAGTTGA
- a CDS encoding PIN domain-containing protein, whose protein sequence is MKVIIDTNGFMIPVQFGVDIFEELKRLGFNEFFVPEAVVFEIEKLIKRERGSNRAAAKVARSMMDRCERITDATGPADDVILRLAKEMGAAVLTNDIELKRRLAKEGIQTISLRQKNKLDFV, encoded by the coding sequence TTGAAAGTAATAATCGATACTAATGGATTTATGATCCCGGTTCAGTTCGGAGTGGACATCTTCGAAGAACTAAAAAGACTGGGATTTAACGAATTTTTTGTGCCTGAGGCTGTAGTATTTGAAATAGAAAAACTCATAAAACGGGAAAGAGGTTCGAACAGGGCAGCTGCAAAAGTCGCCAGATCCATGATGGACAGGTGCGAGCGTATAACTGATGCTACAGGGCCTGCGGATGACGTAATTCTCAGGCTGGCAAAAGAAATGGGAGCAGCCGTTCTGACAAACGATATAGAATTAAAGCGCAGGCTTGCTAAAGAAGGAATCCAGACCATCTCCCTGCGCCAGAAAAACAAACTGGACTTTGTCTGA
- a CDS encoding UPF0179 family protein translates to MTESDTKITLIGSRLAREGLEFIFKGEMPECKKCRLKNTCLNLEPGRRYRIERIRSKDLHECFLHDSGVLAVDVSRAPILTTMESRKAVDGAKIMYEPPKCGKRECEVYDICHPEGLLKGDKCKIVEVFENLDSRCLANYSLKKVKLSW, encoded by the coding sequence ATGACAGAAAGCGATACCAAAATAACACTTATCGGATCACGGCTTGCAAGGGAAGGGCTGGAATTCATATTTAAAGGTGAAATGCCCGAATGCAAGAAATGCCGGCTGAAGAACACCTGCCTTAACCTTGAGCCCGGACGCAGGTACAGGATCGAGAGGATCAGAAGCAAGGATCTCCATGAGTGCTTCCTGCATGACAGCGGCGTACTTGCTGTAGATGTCAGCAGGGCTCCTATCCTTACCACAATGGAATCAAGAAAGGCAGTGGACGGAGCAAAAATCATGTATGAGCCTCCAAAATGCGGAAAGAGAGAATGCGAGGTGTATGATATCTGCCACCCAGAAGGGCTCTTAAAAGGCGATAAATGCAAAATTGTAGAGGTTTTCGAGAACCTTGATTCCAGATGTTTAGCCAACTACTCCCTGAAAAAGGTAAAGTTATCTTGGTGA